The Mycobacterium paragordonae genome includes a region encoding these proteins:
- a CDS encoding DUF952 domain-containing protein: MSEIAAVLVRLCSEQEWAGAQDRGWFPPEPAGPDADAFVHLSTVEQVHLPANRLYSGRGDMMLLYVDASALEAPLRWERGVPTDPQSMLFPHLYGPLPVEAVIKAVAYPPAADGSFPALSAPSDAT; encoded by the coding sequence GTGTCGGAAATTGCCGCTGTACTGGTGCGATTGTGCTCTGAGCAGGAATGGGCCGGCGCCCAGGACCGCGGCTGGTTCCCACCGGAGCCCGCGGGGCCGGACGCCGACGCGTTCGTCCACCTGTCGACGGTCGAGCAGGTTCATTTGCCGGCCAACCGGCTCTACAGCGGCCGCGGCGACATGATGCTTTTGTACGTCGACGCCTCGGCTCTCGAGGCACCGCTGCGATGGGAGCGGGGAGTGCCGACCGACCCGCAGTCGATGCTTTTTCCGCATCTGTACGGCCCGCTGCCGGTCGAGGCGGTCATCAAGGCGGTGGCCTACCCGCCGGCGGCCGACGGCAGCTTTCCGGCGCTCAGCGCGCCCTCGGACGCGACGTAG